The Paenibacillus sp. YPG26 genome includes a window with the following:
- a CDS encoding septum formation initiator family protein, whose protein sequence is MRVVSGNGNKNSEPAAVKNAGARRRYRLWLAFIVIFIGWAGYTFISQASQIGAGSRELSEKQDSKAKSNQALNQLKTEIERLKDPEYIGQIAMKKYGLYRPGEVPIRVPASEDEK, encoded by the coding sequence TTGCGCGTTGTATCCGGGAATGGGAACAAGAATAGTGAACCTGCTGCTGTCAAGAATGCGGGTGCCCGCAGGCGTTACAGGCTGTGGCTTGCTTTCATTGTCATCTTTATAGGATGGGCAGGGTATACGTTCATCTCCCAGGCCAGCCAGATTGGGGCGGGCTCGCGTGAACTATCCGAGAAGCAGGACTCCAAAGCTAAGAGTAACCAAGCCTTGAACCAGCTCAAAACTGAAATAGAACGTCTGAAGGATCCTGAGTACATTGGCCAGATCGCCATGAAGAAATACGGGCTTTATAGGCCTGGAGAAGTGCCAATTCGTGTACCGGCTTCCGAGGACGAGAAATAG